A single genomic interval of Coregonus clupeaformis isolate EN_2021a chromosome 36, ASM2061545v1, whole genome shotgun sequence harbors:
- the LOC121552540 gene encoding proline-rich extensin-like protein EPR1 yields the protein MYPHVPPMYPHVPPCTPMYTPCTPMDPPCTPHVPPMYPRVPPCTPIYPPCTPHVPPRTPCTPMYPSVPLCTPVYPCVPPCTPHVPPMYPHVPPCTPVYPHVPPMYPRVPRVPPCTPHVPPCTPMYPHVPPCTPVYPVYPVYPRVPLVPPMYPPCTPPCTPVYPPCTPVYPHVPPCTPMYPPCTPHVPPCTPMYPPCTPHVPPMYPHVPPCTPMYPPCTPHVPRVPPMYPHVPPMYPHVPPCTPHVPPMYPHVPPCTPMYPHVPPMYPHVPPMYPPCTPMYPPCTPMYPHVPPCTPMYPPCTPHVPPCTPMYPHVPPMYPPCTPMYPHVPPMYPPCTPMYPPCTPMYPPCTPMYPHVPPCTPMYPPCTPPCTPHVPPCTPMYPPCTPMYPPCTPCVPPMYPPCTPMYPHVPPMYPHVPPMYPHVPPCTPMYPHVPPMYPHVPPCTPMYPPCTPRVPPLTPHVPPCTPMYPRVPPCTPMYPPCTPMYPHVPPMYPPCTPMYPHVPPVYPHVPPCTPVYPPCTPMYPPCTPMYPHVPPCTPHVPPMYPPCTPMYPHVPPCTPMYPHVPPCTPHVPPCTPMYPHVPPMYPHVPPCTPMYPPCAPHVPPMYPPCTPMYPPCTPHVPPMYPPCT from the coding sequence ATGTACCCCCATGTACCCCCCATGTACCCCCATGTACCCCCATGTACCCCCATGTACACCCCATGTACCCCCATGGACCCCCCATGTACCCCCCATGTACCCCCCATGTACCCCCGTGTACCCCCATGTACCCCCATTTACCCCCCATGTACCCCCCATGTACCCCCACGTACCCCGTGTACCCCCATGTACCCCTCTGTACCCCTGTGTACCCCTGTGTACCCCTGTGTACCCCCATGTACCCCCCATGTACCCCCCATGTACCCCCATGTACCCCCATGTACCCCCGTGTACCCCCATGTACCCCCCATGTACCCCCGTGTACCCCGTGTACCCCCATGTACCCCCCATGTACCCCCATGTACCCCCATGTACCCCCATGTACCCCCGTGTACCCCCGTGTACCCCGTGTACCCCGTGTACCCCCGTGTACCCCTTGTACCCCCCATGTACCCCCCATGTACCCCCCCATGTACCCCCGTGTACCCCCCGTGTACCCCCGTGTACCCCCATGTACCCCCATGTACCCCCATGTACCCCCCATGTACCCCCCATGTACCCCCATGTACCCCCATGTACCCCCCATGTACCCCCCATGTACCCCCCATGTACCCCCATGTACCCCCATGTACCCCCATGTACCCCCCATGTACCCCCCATGTACCCCGTGTACCCCCCATGTACCCCCATGTACCCCCCATGTACCCCCATGTACCCCCATGTACCCCCCATGTACCCCCCATGTACCCCCATGTACCCCCGTGTACCCCCATGTACCCCCATGTACCCCCCATGTACCCCCATGTACCCCCCATGTACCCCCCATGTACCCCCATGTACCCCCCATGTACCCCCATGTACCCCCATGTACCCCCATGTACCCCCATGTACCCCCCATGTACCCCCCATGTACCCCCATGTACCCCCATGTACCCCCATGTACCCCCCATGTACCCCCCATGTACCCCCATGTACCCCCATGTACCCCCCATGTACCCCCCATGTACCCCCATGTACCCCCCATGTACCCCCATGTACCCCCCATGTACCCCCATGTACCCCCATGTACCCCCATGTACCCCCATGTACCCCCCATGTACCCCCCCATGTACCCCCCATGTACCCCCATGTACCCCCATGTACCCCCCATGTACCCCCATGTACCCCCCATGTACCCCCTGTGTACCCCCCATGTACCCCCCATGTACCCCCATGTACCCCCATGTACCCCCCATGTACCCCCATGTACCCCCCATGTACCCCCATGTACCCCCATGTACCCCCATGTACCCCCATGTACCCCCCATGTACCCCCATGTACCCCCGTGTACCCCCATGTACCCCCCATGTACCCCCCGTGTACCCCCATTAACCCCCCATGTACCCCCATGTACCCCCATGTACCCCCGTGTACCCCCATGTACCCCCATGTACCCCCCGTGTACCCCCATGTACCCCCATGTACCCCCCATGTACCCCCCATGTACCCCCATGTACCCCCATGTACCCCCTGTGTACCCCCATGTACCCCCATGTACCCCCGTGTACCCCCCATGTACCCCCATGTACCCCCCATGTACCCCCATGTACCCCCATGTACCCCCATGTACCCCCCATGTACCCCCCATGTACCCCCCATGTACCCCCATGTACCCCCATGTACCCCCATGTACCCCCATGTACCCCCATGTACCCCCATGTACCCCCCATGTACCCCCATGTACCCCCATGTACCCCCATGTACCCCCCATGTACCCCCATGTACCCCCATGTACCCCCATGTACCCCCCATGTGCCCCCCATGTACCCCCCATGTACCCCCCATGTACCCCCATGTACCCCCCATGTACCCCCCATGTACCCCCCATGTACCCCCCATGTACTTAG